From one Microbulbifer sp. A4B17 genomic stretch:
- a CDS encoding M15 family metallopeptidase, giving the protein MLSTPLKRMLFGLGDEHVIVDPASDQLLHPEALIAFQRLSRDARDAGFSPKVVSGFRAFDRQLLIWNAKAQGQRPVLDSEGNPLDIGQLSERELAFAILRWSALPGASRHHWGTDFDIIDASAVTSDYTVQLIPQEVADDGVFGPFHRWLDNQISAGNSYGLFRPYAEDRGGVAPERWHLSYAPRARELQELLSVERLSELLRESDISLGAAVCEHLQDIYTCFIWVPDHCYPSFSEQL; this is encoded by the coding sequence ATGTTATCGACACCGCTGAAGCGTATGTTGTTTGGACTCGGCGATGAGCATGTCATTGTCGATCCCGCTTCCGACCAGCTTTTACACCCCGAGGCCCTGATTGCCTTTCAGCGCCTGAGCAGAGATGCCCGTGACGCGGGATTTTCCCCTAAAGTCGTATCCGGTTTCCGCGCCTTTGATCGACAGCTGTTGATCTGGAATGCAAAAGCCCAAGGGCAGCGTCCAGTTCTCGATAGCGAAGGTAACCCCCTGGATATCGGGCAATTAAGCGAGCGGGAACTGGCCTTCGCTATACTGCGCTGGTCCGCTTTGCCGGGAGCATCCCGGCACCACTGGGGTACCGATTTTGATATTATCGATGCGTCGGCAGTAACTTCTGACTATACGGTCCAGCTCATTCCCCAGGAGGTGGCGGATGACGGTGTATTCGGCCCCTTCCACCGCTGGCTGGATAATCAAATCAGCGCAGGTAACAGCTATGGCCTGTTCCGGCCCTATGCTGAGGATCGCGGCGGTGTCGCACCGGAGCGCTGGCACTTGAGTTACGCCCCCAGGGCCCGGGAGTTACAGGAGCTGCTCAGTGTGGAGCGCCTGTCAGAACTACTACGAGAGTCAGATATATCCCTGGGCGCTGCGGTTTGTGAGCACCTTCAGGATATCTATACGTGCTTTATCTGGGTCCCGGATCACTGCTATCCCTCGTTTAGTGAGCAACTATAG
- a CDS encoding Rieske (2Fe-2S) protein, with protein sequence MQKYFLCRYDELSEGQSKGFSLGDTAAGTDNVFAVMKDGEVYAYKNTCPHRGINLDWQEDQFLDPDGALIQCASHGALFLIESGECIAGPCTGDALTPVPVEYAQDGLYALLAD encoded by the coding sequence ATGCAGAAGTACTTCCTGTGTCGCTATGACGAGTTAAGCGAAGGACAATCCAAAGGTTTCTCCCTCGGAGACACTGCCGCCGGCACTGACAATGTGTTTGCTGTGATGAAGGATGGCGAGGTCTACGCCTACAAGAACACCTGCCCTCACCGGGGCATCAATCTGGACTGGCAGGAAGACCAGTTCCTCGATCCCGATGGCGCACTTATTCAGTGCGCCTCCCACGGCGCGCTATTCCTGATTGAATCTGGGGAGTGTATCGCCGGGCCCTGTACTGGTGATGCCCTGACGCCAGTACCCGTGGAATATGCACAGGATGGTCTCTACGCATTACTGGCCGACTGA
- a CDS encoding TfoX/Sxy family protein — MHPSQSELLKLKNLGLASVNILHSIGIRSHDDLRRVGPVEAFISIRNRGINASKVMLYALQGALMDVHWNDLEPELKQHLTSEVDRLLATQNSD; from the coding sequence ATGCACCCGAGTCAATCAGAACTATTAAAACTAAAAAACCTGGGCCTGGCCTCGGTCAATATTCTCCACTCTATTGGCATTCGCTCCCACGATGACCTGCGCAGGGTTGGGCCGGTCGAGGCCTTTATCAGCATCCGAAACCGGGGGATTAACGCATCCAAGGTGATGCTCTACGCACTTCAGGGCGCACTGATGGATGTGCACTGGAACGACCTGGAGCCGGAGCTGAAACAACATCTCACCAGTGAAGTCGACCGCCTCCTTGCCACCCAGAACTCTGACTAG
- the gluQRS gene encoding tRNA glutamyl-Q(34) synthetase GluQRS, whose translation MNSTTPYIGRFAPSPSGPLHFGSLVCAVGSYLDALAHGGHWLLRMEDLDPPREEPGAATRILKSLEAHGLHWHGPVEWQSKRYALYEETLSTLRQRQLIYPCDCSRSQIKKNGGHANDFCRLKYDVSEPSALRLQCAGGEEGFVDIWHGEQRQLIREDTILKRRDGLYAYQLAVVVDDIDQQINQVVRGSDLLDTTGAQQRLFKILGATPPQFGHLPLVMGPDDRQKLSKQNHAPAIDDNMASDNLCKALQFLGFKLPNSALTEPPEHILKWATARWRRHQIDRRNRQLH comes from the coding sequence TTGAACAGCACAACTCCCTATATTGGTCGCTTCGCACCCTCCCCGAGTGGACCGCTCCACTTCGGCTCACTGGTGTGCGCCGTCGGCAGCTACCTCGACGCCCTCGCCCATGGCGGACACTGGCTCCTGCGCATGGAAGACCTCGACCCTCCCCGGGAAGAGCCCGGCGCGGCAACCCGCATCCTGAAATCCCTGGAAGCCCACGGACTGCACTGGCACGGCCCCGTCGAATGGCAGAGCAAGCGCTACGCACTCTACGAGGAAACCCTGTCCACACTGCGCCAACGGCAACTGATTTACCCCTGCGACTGCTCACGCAGCCAGATTAAGAAAAATGGTGGACATGCGAACGACTTCTGTCGCCTTAAATACGATGTGAGCGAACCCTCAGCGCTGCGATTGCAATGCGCAGGCGGCGAGGAAGGCTTTGTGGATATTTGGCACGGAGAGCAACGGCAGCTAATCCGCGAAGACACCATTCTCAAGCGCCGCGACGGCCTATATGCCTACCAACTGGCAGTCGTAGTCGACGATATCGACCAACAGATCAATCAGGTGGTGCGCGGCTCAGACCTACTGGATACCACCGGTGCACAACAGCGCCTGTTTAAAATCCTCGGCGCCACTCCACCCCAGTTCGGCCATCTGCCGTTGGTGATGGGCCCTGACGACAGGCAAAAACTCAGCAAGCAAAATCACGCGCCGGCTATCGACGACAACATGGCTTCCGATAACCTGTGTAAGGCTTTGCAGTTCCTCGGCTTCAAATTACCAAACAGTGCCCTTACAGAACCCCCCGAGCATATTCTCAAGTGGGCCACCGCCCGCTGGCGCCGCCACCAGATAGATAGGCGCAACCGCCAATTGCACTGA
- the sfsA gene encoding DNA/RNA nuclease SfsA → MVQPVKFTPPLQKATLLRRYKRFLADVESASGDVFTIHCPNTGSMKNCWVEGGDCWYSDSGNPKRKYRHTLEICTTPDGALAGVNTGRANALVEEAILSGVVSELQGYESLRREVRYGEENSRIDLLLSGADGDCYVEVKNVTLADGAQGYFPDAVSARGAKHLRELQKLADSGVRAVLFYCVQHSGIETVQVAREIDLAYAEALDSAIGAGVQVLAYRAKLGAEGVELVEALPFLP, encoded by the coding sequence ATGGTCCAGCCCGTGAAATTTACCCCCCCGTTGCAAAAGGCAACACTTTTGCGCCGATACAAGCGCTTTCTCGCCGATGTGGAATCTGCCAGTGGCGACGTGTTTACCATCCACTGCCCAAATACGGGGTCTATGAAGAATTGTTGGGTGGAGGGGGGAGACTGCTGGTACTCCGATTCTGGCAACCCCAAGCGCAAGTATCGCCACACTCTGGAAATTTGTACGACCCCAGATGGAGCCCTGGCGGGGGTGAACACAGGCCGCGCCAATGCTCTGGTTGAAGAAGCCATTCTGTCCGGCGTAGTCAGCGAGTTACAGGGCTATGAATCCCTGCGCAGGGAAGTGCGCTACGGAGAGGAAAACAGCCGTATCGATCTGTTGTTGTCCGGTGCCGATGGGGACTGCTACGTAGAAGTGAAAAATGTGACCCTGGCAGATGGGGCGCAGGGTTACTTCCCCGATGCGGTAAGTGCCCGGGGCGCCAAGCACCTGCGCGAATTGCAAAAGCTGGCTGATAGCGGTGTGCGGGCGGTACTTTTTTACTGCGTCCAACACAGCGGTATCGAGACGGTGCAGGTGGCGCGGGAAATTGACCTCGCTTATGCTGAGGCTCTGGATTCCGCTATTGGTGCTGGTGTGCAAGTGCTCGCATACCGCGCGAAGCTCGGTGCTGAAGGCGTCGAGCTGGTGGAGGCCCTGCCTTTTCTCCCGTGA
- a CDS encoding ATP-binding protein codes for MSFDIAHIALVGVAYIATLFFVAFATSKGWLPSRWVRHPLVYVLSLGVSLSAWTFYGIVDLAWQYGYGVLAYYLGTGAMFLFAPVALEPLARLAQRYQLYSPADLLVFRYHSRQAGTLATLFMLLALLPLIALQIQAVSETLALLSRDSVAALALPDSGVSSKNLIAFFYCVLLAVFTSMYGATRERGEGLASAMALESLVKLVALTAVGGYAIYGVFGGFSGLDEWLLENPDMHQLLYTPIKQGSSHTLLLVFIATAVAMPHIFYLSIAERPTGQAMRTASWGFPLFLLLMALPIFPIMWAGFALDVAGPVQYFSLAVPRASGSALLTTLAFIGGLSAATGALIMITLALATMVMNHWLLPGTRWHSEDNMYRQLVWLRRALIAALFIAGFAFYLLLNNRLSLSDLALLAFIGSLQFLPGIFAVIHWPRGNRRGFVGGLLAGMLLWGGGLLIPSIFGITGITLPGTSLQIPLGMSIWTQITTLSLGVNVLLFVGLSLFTRTSSLEQYAADLCSDDTIAQALRLGLDVESAADFRLRLAESLGAATANKEVKRALAALNLPDNERRPYALRQLRNKLESNLSGLLGRVLAVQIIDRHFPFKNSDQPANKDIHLIETRLGRYKHQLTGLAAELNNLRLYHRQMLEELPMAACSLGRDGEVLLWNYAMQDLTGISASEVIGSKLEYLAEPWRSLLGEFALSTDASRFKQQVSLEGNSHWLNLHKARQKRSRSDRSRDERGDAQMLLLEDITETQVLEQELIHSERLASVGRLAAGVAHEVGNPVTGIACLAQNLQYDCDNPEVLDTADQILSQTQRISRIVHSLVNFSHSGSQEDSERAPVDLYACVQEAVNLLSLQRDKTEVQFENRVPEDLIAPGDNQRLIQVFINLLSNARDASPDGGQIVIEGYRKSGSACVSVTDSGPGISAQHRERILEPFFTTKEPGEGTGLGLAMVYSIVEEHGGQLELVSPANQETGTGARFIVQLPLGD; via the coding sequence ATGAGCTTTGATATTGCCCACATTGCCCTGGTGGGAGTGGCCTATATCGCCACCCTGTTTTTTGTCGCCTTCGCCACCTCCAAGGGCTGGCTACCTTCCCGCTGGGTGCGCCATCCATTGGTTTATGTGCTCTCCCTCGGCGTATCGTTATCGGCCTGGACCTTCTACGGTATCGTCGACCTGGCCTGGCAATATGGTTACGGGGTGCTCGCCTACTATCTGGGCACCGGCGCCATGTTCCTGTTTGCGCCGGTAGCCCTGGAACCACTGGCGCGCCTGGCACAGCGCTACCAGCTTTACTCCCCGGCAGATCTTCTGGTGTTCCGCTATCACAGCCGCCAGGCGGGGACTCTCGCCACCCTGTTTATGCTGTTGGCACTGCTCCCCCTGATCGCCCTGCAAATCCAGGCGGTATCTGAGACCCTGGCCCTTTTGTCGCGGGATAGTGTGGCTGCCCTGGCACTGCCAGACAGCGGTGTATCGAGCAAAAATTTAATCGCATTTTTCTACTGCGTGCTGCTGGCGGTATTCACCAGTATGTACGGCGCTACCCGCGAGCGTGGCGAGGGCCTGGCCAGTGCCATGGCCCTGGAGTCCCTGGTAAAACTGGTGGCCCTCACCGCTGTGGGCGGCTATGCCATTTACGGCGTCTTCGGTGGGTTTTCCGGCCTGGATGAGTGGCTGCTGGAGAACCCCGATATGCACCAGCTGCTCTACACCCCCATCAAGCAGGGCTCATCCCATACCCTGCTACTGGTGTTTATCGCCACTGCCGTGGCTATGCCACATATTTTTTACCTGAGTATTGCCGAGCGCCCCACCGGACAGGCAATGCGCACCGCCAGTTGGGGCTTCCCCCTGTTCCTGCTGCTGATGGCCCTGCCCATCTTCCCCATCATGTGGGCAGGCTTTGCCCTGGATGTGGCCGGCCCGGTGCAGTACTTCTCCCTGGCAGTTCCCCGCGCCAGTGGCTCAGCACTGCTCACCACCCTGGCCTTTATCGGCGGCCTGTCAGCAGCCACTGGCGCATTAATTATGATCACCTTGGCCCTCGCCACCATGGTGATGAACCACTGGCTGCTGCCCGGCACCCGCTGGCATTCTGAGGACAATATGTACCGGCAGCTGGTGTGGCTGCGCCGCGCGCTGATCGCCGCTCTATTTATTGCCGGCTTTGCCTTTTACCTGTTACTCAACAACCGACTCTCCCTGTCGGATCTGGCCCTGCTGGCATTTATCGGATCACTCCAATTTCTGCCTGGGATTTTTGCTGTAATCCACTGGCCGCGAGGCAATCGACGCGGATTTGTCGGTGGCCTGCTGGCGGGCATGTTACTTTGGGGGGGCGGCCTGTTAATTCCGTCAATTTTTGGGATTACCGGCATCACCCTGCCCGGCACCTCCCTCCAAATTCCCCTGGGAATGTCTATCTGGACACAGATCACCACCCTGTCATTGGGGGTCAATGTCCTGTTATTTGTCGGCCTATCTCTGTTCACCCGCACCAGCAGCCTGGAGCAGTACGCCGCTGACCTGTGTAGCGACGACACCATCGCCCAGGCTCTGCGCCTGGGACTGGATGTGGAATCCGCCGCAGATTTTCGCCTGCGCTTGGCTGAAAGCCTCGGGGCCGCTACGGCAAATAAAGAGGTTAAACGCGCCCTCGCCGCCCTCAACCTGCCGGATAACGAGCGCCGCCCCTACGCCCTGCGCCAACTGCGCAACAAGCTGGAGTCCAATCTCTCCGGCCTGCTGGGACGGGTTCTGGCGGTGCAAATTATCGATCGACACTTCCCGTTCAAGAACAGCGACCAGCCGGCGAACAAGGACATTCACCTGATCGAGACCCGATTGGGCCGCTATAAGCACCAGCTCACCGGCCTGGCCGCAGAACTCAACAACCTGCGCCTGTATCACCGCCAAATGCTGGAAGAGCTGCCGATGGCCGCTTGCTCCCTGGGGCGCGACGGAGAAGTCCTGTTGTGGAACTACGCCATGCAGGACCTCACCGGTATCAGTGCCAGCGAGGTAATCGGCTCAAAACTGGAATACTTGGCGGAACCCTGGCGCAGCCTGCTGGGGGAATTTGCCCTATCCACCGATGCCAGTCGCTTTAAGCAACAGGTGAGCCTCGAAGGCAACAGCCACTGGCTCAACCTGCACAAGGCGCGGCAAAAACGCAGCCGCAGCGATCGCTCCCGCGACGAGCGCGGCGATGCACAAATGTTGTTGCTGGAGGACATCACCGAAACCCAGGTACTGGAGCAGGAACTTATCCACAGCGAGCGCCTGGCCTCTGTGGGCCGCTTGGCCGCCGGCGTGGCCCACGAAGTGGGCAACCCAGTAACCGGGATCGCCTGCCTGGCGCAAAACCTCCAGTACGACTGTGACAACCCCGAAGTCCTGGATACTGCCGACCAGATCCTGAGCCAGACCCAGCGCATCAGTCGTATCGTCCACTCGCTAGTCAACTTCTCTCACAGTGGCAGCCAGGAAGACAGCGAGCGGGCCCCAGTGGACCTTTACGCTTGCGTACAGGAAGCGGTCAACCTGCTGTCCCTGCAGCGGGACAAGACCGAGGTCCAGTTTGAAAATCGGGTGCCCGAAGACCTGATCGCCCCCGGAGACAACCAGCGCCTGATCCAGGTGTTTATCAACCTGCTAAGCAATGCCCGCGATGCAAGCCCCGATGGTGGCCAGATTGTGATCGAGGGCTATCGCAAGAGCGGCAGCGCCTGTGTCTCTGTTACCGATAGTGGGCCGGGAATTTCAGCTCAGCACAGGGAGAGAATTCTGGAGCCTTTTTTCACCACGAAAGAGCCCGGCGAAGGTACGGGACTGGGACTGGCAATGGTTTACAGCATTGTCGAGGAGCACGGCGGCCAGCTGGAATTAGTCAGCCCCGCCAACCAGGAAACCGGCACTGGCGCCCGCTTTATTGTGCAACTGCCACTAGGCGACTGA
- a CDS encoding S1C family serine protease yields MALLKTLHTSLISVFLLLTPAISAQAETFATDDERNTMQVFNFASPSVVYVTNETLVRDRRTLRLHSVPKGAGSGFIWDTQGHIVTNFHVIEGARQVTITLQDRSEWPAELVGSAPEKDLAVLKIDAPRELLKPLVVGTSSNLAVGRKVLAIGNPFGLDTTLTTGVVSALGREIEAANNRTIRNVIQTDAAINPGNSGGPLLDSQARLIGVNTAIYSPSGASVGIGFAIPVDTVKKIVPELINHGRLVRPIIGIESAPDQWSSRYGFEGVAVLRTAPGLPAEKAGLRGIHRTRGGGWELGDVIVEIEQQPIRSYDDLLNALEKHSAGDEITIGILRDGTIRYTSIRLAAPE; encoded by the coding sequence ATGGCTCTACTTAAAACTCTACACACCAGCTTAATCTCAGTCTTTTTGCTGCTTACCCCGGCAATATCTGCGCAGGCGGAAACCTTTGCCACCGACGACGAGCGCAACACCATGCAGGTGTTCAATTTTGCCAGCCCGTCGGTGGTCTATGTCACCAATGAGACTCTGGTACGGGATCGCAGGACCCTGCGCTTGCACTCGGTTCCCAAAGGCGCAGGCAGTGGATTTATTTGGGACACGCAGGGCCATATTGTCACCAATTTCCACGTTATCGAGGGTGCACGGCAAGTCACTATCACTTTGCAGGATCGCAGTGAGTGGCCGGCCGAGCTGGTGGGATCTGCGCCGGAAAAAGATCTGGCCGTTCTGAAAATTGACGCTCCCAGGGAGTTGCTAAAACCGCTGGTTGTGGGCACTTCCAGCAATCTCGCGGTAGGCCGCAAAGTACTGGCTATCGGCAATCCGTTCGGCCTGGATACCACTCTCACCACCGGTGTGGTCAGCGCCCTGGGCCGGGAAATTGAAGCCGCCAACAACCGCACCATTCGCAATGTTATCCAAACTGATGCGGCTATTAATCCAGGCAACTCCGGCGGCCCGTTGCTGGATTCCCAGGCGCGTTTAATCGGGGTTAACACCGCAATTTACAGCCCCAGTGGCGCCAGTGTCGGTATTGGTTTTGCGATTCCAGTGGATACTGTCAAAAAAATTGTGCCGGAACTGATCAATCACGGCCGCCTGGTGCGCCCGATTATTGGTATCGAATCCGCCCCGGATCAGTGGAGTAGCCGCTACGGCTTTGAGGGGGTTGCCGTATTGCGTACCGCTCCCGGGCTTCCCGCAGAGAAAGCCGGCTTGCGCGGTATCCATCGCACCCGGGGTGGAGGCTGGGAATTGGGCGATGTGATTGTAGAAATAGAACAGCAGCCGATTCGCAGCTACGACGATCTGCTCAATGCCCTGGAAAAACACAGTGCCGGTGACGAAATCACTATCGGCATACTGCGTGACGGGACAATTCGTTACACGTCCATTAGACTCGCGGCACCCGAATAA
- a CDS encoding sigma-54 dependent transcriptional regulator, with amino-acid sequence MSHILIVEDEAIIRTALRKLLERHRYKISEAGSVKEALSKYRLNEVDLVISDLRLPGAPGTDLLKHAGDVPVLIMTSYASLRSAVDSMRMGAADYIAKPFDHDEMLATVRRVIGKAEQNRAQPVNEKENTSTIAGMIGSSPVMRELYGRIHKVAPTDATVLVHGETGTGKELVARAIHEESRRANKPLISVNCAAIPDTLIESELFGYEKGAFTGAQSSREGLVAAADGGTLFLDEIGELPLEAQARLLRVLQEGEVRPIGSIESRKVDVRLVTATHRNLRQLSAERKFREDLYYRINVVQMTLAPLRERGRDVLALAEHLLEKFCTKIERPLLRLSPEAIQAVTTYTWPGNVRELENAIQRAVILTDKNSREIDHKTLDIDLDLVPIEEADGIPRPRSLHTDPREDLSLEDYFARFVIEHQDTMSETDLAKKLGVSRKCLWERRQKLGIPRKKSRRSATAEA; translated from the coding sequence ATGAGCCACATCCTCATCGTCGAAGATGAAGCCATTATCCGAACGGCGCTGCGCAAGCTTTTAGAGCGGCACCGCTACAAAATCAGTGAAGCGGGTTCGGTGAAGGAGGCGCTCAGCAAGTACCGTCTCAATGAAGTTGACCTGGTTATCTCCGACCTGCGCCTGCCTGGCGCACCGGGCACCGACTTGCTCAAACACGCCGGTGATGTGCCGGTGCTGATCATGACCAGCTATGCCAGCCTGCGCTCTGCAGTGGATTCCATGCGTATGGGCGCCGCAGACTATATCGCCAAACCCTTTGACCACGACGAAATGCTCGCAACCGTGCGCCGGGTCATTGGCAAAGCGGAGCAGAATCGCGCTCAACCGGTTAACGAAAAGGAAAACACCAGCACAATTGCCGGCATGATCGGCAGCAGCCCGGTGATGAGGGAGCTCTACGGTCGCATCCATAAGGTTGCTCCCACAGACGCTACCGTTCTGGTTCACGGCGAAACCGGAACTGGTAAGGAGCTGGTGGCCCGCGCTATCCACGAAGAGAGCCGCCGGGCCAACAAACCTTTGATCTCTGTTAACTGTGCTGCTATCCCCGATACGCTGATTGAATCGGAGCTGTTCGGCTACGAAAAAGGTGCCTTTACTGGTGCCCAGAGTTCCCGAGAGGGATTGGTAGCGGCAGCCGATGGGGGAACCCTGTTCCTCGACGAGATAGGCGAGCTGCCCCTCGAAGCACAGGCCCGCCTGCTGCGTGTACTGCAAGAGGGCGAAGTTCGCCCAATCGGCTCAATCGAATCCCGCAAAGTGGATGTGCGCCTGGTAACAGCCACCCACCGCAACCTGCGCCAGCTATCAGCGGAGCGAAAATTTCGCGAAGATCTCTACTACCGCATCAATGTAGTGCAAATGACGCTTGCGCCCTTGCGCGAGCGAGGCAGAGACGTCCTCGCACTGGCAGAGCACCTGTTGGAAAAGTTCTGCACCAAGATCGAGCGCCCCTTATTGCGCCTGTCACCGGAAGCCATCCAGGCTGTTACCACCTACACCTGGCCCGGTAACGTGCGCGAACTCGAGAACGCCATTCAGCGCGCTGTGATCCTAACGGATAAGAACAGCCGCGAGATCGACCACAAAACCCTGGATATCGATCTGGACCTGGTACCCATCGAAGAGGCCGACGGCATCCCGCGCCCTCGCAGTCTGCATACCGACCCCCGCGAGGACCTGTCCTTGGAAGACTACTTCGCCCGCTTCGTTATTGAGCACCAGGACACCATGAGTGAGACGGACCTGGCCAAGAAGCTCGGCGTCAGCCGCAAATGCCTGTGGGAGCGACGCCAAAAACTGGGTATCCCCCGCAAGAAGAGCCGCCGCAGCGCCACCGCAGAAGCGTAA
- the dksA gene encoding RNA polymerase-binding protein DksA, which yields MPKTAASTESLHGFEPYKETQGEEYMNEKQQEHFRNLLLAWKAELMAEVDRTVSHMKDEAANFPDPADRASQEEEFSLELRTRDRERKLIKKIDATLELIDQDDYGFCEACGVDIGIRRLEARPTATLCVDCKTLAEIKERQISG from the coding sequence ATGCCCAAAACTGCTGCGAGCACCGAATCTCTGCACGGCTTTGAGCCCTACAAGGAGACGCAGGGCGAAGAGTACATGAATGAGAAGCAGCAGGAGCATTTCCGCAACTTGCTGTTGGCCTGGAAGGCCGAGCTGATGGCGGAAGTGGACCGCACCGTTTCCCACATGAAAGACGAGGCCGCAAACTTCCCCGATCCCGCAGACCGCGCCAGCCAGGAAGAAGAATTTAGCCTGGAATTGCGCACCCGCGATCGCGAGCGCAAGCTGATCAAGAAGATCGATGCCACCCTGGAGCTTATCGACCAGGATGACTACGGTTTCTGCGAAGCCTGTGGTGTTGATATCGGCATTCGCCGCCTGGAAGCCCGTCCAACCGCCACTCTGTGCGTAGACTGCAAAACCCTCGCGGAAATCAAGGAACGGCAGATCTCCGGCTGA
- the htpX gene encoding protease HtpX, whose translation MLRIGLFLLTNLAVLVLVGIIFNIFGIGGILQANGVDLNLGALLLMCAIFGFGGSFISLLLSKTIARISTRTQIIEQPRSADEQWLVETVRELSRKAGIGMPDVGIFPMPQANAFATGWNRNSALVSVSAGLLQRFSREEARAVIGHEIGHVANGDMVTLALIQGVVNTFVMFLARLVGFFVDRVILRNEQGLGIGYFVTSIVMDIIFGFFAMMIVAWFSRRREYRADHAGATLASPQSMIAALQHLKVESDRGHEEPLPGNMKAFGIFGSMGALMATHPPLDDRILALQNFRN comes from the coding sequence ATGTTGCGCATTGGGCTATTCCTGCTGACCAACCTTGCTGTCCTTGTATTGGTCGGCATCATTTTCAATATTTTTGGAATTGGGGGAATTCTTCAAGCAAACGGTGTTGATCTCAACCTTGGCGCCCTGTTACTGATGTGCGCGATTTTTGGCTTTGGCGGGTCTTTTATTTCCCTGCTCTTATCGAAAACCATCGCCCGGATCAGTACCCGCACACAAATTATTGAGCAGCCGCGCAGCGCCGATGAGCAGTGGCTGGTAGAAACCGTACGGGAACTCTCCCGCAAAGCAGGCATTGGTATGCCGGATGTGGGGATATTTCCAATGCCCCAGGCGAATGCCTTCGCCACCGGCTGGAATCGCAACAGCGCCCTGGTCTCCGTCAGCGCCGGACTGTTGCAGCGCTTTAGCCGAGAGGAAGCCCGCGCCGTGATTGGCCATGAAATCGGTCACGTGGCCAATGGCGATATGGTGACGCTGGCACTGATCCAGGGTGTAGTAAATACCTTTGTGATGTTCCTCGCCCGCTTGGTTGGATTCTTCGTGGACCGGGTTATCTTGCGCAACGAACAGGGCTTGGGCATCGGCTATTTTGTCACATCCATTGTTATGGATATCATATTCGGCTTCTTCGCCATGATGATTGTCGCCTGGTTCAGTCGCCGCCGTGAATATCGGGCCGACCATGCCGGCGCCACACTCGCCAGCCCCCAATCCATGATTGCCGCACTGCAACACTTGAAGGTGGAGTCTGATCGGGGCCACGAGGAACCCCTACCCGGCAACATGAAAGCCTTCGGTATATTCGGCAGTATGGGAGCGCTTATGGCCACGCACCCACCACTGGATGATCGTATTCTCGCCCTGCAAAATTTCCGTAATTAG